The Peromyscus eremicus chromosome 8b, PerEre_H2_v1, whole genome shotgun sequence genome contains a region encoding:
- the Hbs1l gene encoding HBS1-like protein isoform X4, which produces MTVSGKKQTMGFEVPGLTSEENGDSLPALHRGPPGDNGSIASPNVPGTSTHKSALLPPSIQASEELSSTPTAVKKSSKLRQQIDVKAELEKRQGGKQLLNLVVIGHVDAGKSTLMGHMLYLLGNVNKRTMHKYEQESKKAGKASFAYAWVLDETGEERERGVTMDVGMTKFETTTKVITLMDAPGHKDFIPNMITGAAQADVAVLVVDASRGEFEAGFETGGQTREHGLLVRSLGVTQLAVAVNKMDQVNWQQERFQEITGKLGHFLKQAGFKESDVAFIPTSGLSGENLTTRSQSSELTKWYKGSCLLEQIDSFKPPQRSIDKPFRLCVSDVFKDQGSGFCVTGKIEAGYIQTGDRLLAMPPNETCTAKGITLHDEPVDWAAAGDHVSLTLVGMDIIKINVGCIFCGPKEPIKACTRFRARILIFNIEVPITKGFPVLLHYQTVSEPATVKRLISVLNKSTGEVTKKKPKLLTKGQNALVELQTQRPVALELYKDFKELGRFMLRYGGSTIAAGVVTEIKE; this is translated from the exons ATGACTGTATCTGGGAAGAAGCAAACAATGGGATTTGAAGTGCCTGG CTTAACCTCTGAGGAAAATGGAGACAGTCTGCCTGCTCTTCACCGAGGACCTCCTGGTGACAATGGCAGCATTGCTTCTCCTAACGTTCCTGGGACCAGCACTCATAAATCTGCCCTCCTACCTCCCTCCATTCAAGCATCAGAAGAGCTGAGTTCAACTCCAACAGCAGTGAAAAAGTCTAGCAAGCTGAGGCAGCAGATAGATGtgaaggcagagctggagaagcggCAGGGCGGGAAGCAGCTCCTCAACCTGGTGGTCATTG GTCATGTTGATGCTGGGAAAAGTACTCTGATGGGCCATATGCTTTATCTGCTGGGTAATgtaaacaaaagaactatgcataAATATGAACAAGAATCTAAAAAGGCTGGCAAGGCTTCATTTGCATATGCATGGGTCTTGGATGagactggagaagaaagggaaag GGGAGTAACAATGGATGTTGGCATGACGAAGTTTGAAACCACAACCAAAGTTATTACATTAATGGATGCTCCAGGCCATAAGGATTTCATTCCAAACATGATCACAGGAGCAGCCCAG gcTGATGTAGCTGTTTTAGTTGTTGATGCCAGCAGGGGAGAGTTTGAAGCTGGATTTGAGACCGGAGGACAGACACGGGAACATGGCCTTTTGGTCCGATCCCTTGGAGTGACCCAGCTTGCTGTGGCTGTCAATAAAATGGATCAG GTAAATTGGCAACAAGAACGATTTCAAGAGATTACTGGAAAacttgggcattttcttaagcAAGCAGGTTTTAAG GAGAGTGACGTAGCTTTTATCCCTACGAGTGGTCTCAGTGGTGAAAATCTAACCACAAGATCACAGTCAAGTGAGCTCACGAAATGGTATAAAGGATCATGTTTATTAGAACAAATTG ATTCCTTCAAGCCCCCTCAACGATCTATTGACAAACCTTTTAGATTATGTGTGTCGGATGTCTTCAAAG ATCAAGGATCTGGCTTTTGTGTGACTGGTAAAATTGAAGCTGGTTATATCCAGACTGGTGACCGACTGTTAGCAATGCCACCCAATGAAACCTGTACTGCAAAAG GAATCACTCTGCACGATGAACCTGTTGATTGGGCAGCAGCGGGAGATCACGTTAGCCTTACTTTGGTTGGGATGGATATCATCAAAATCAA TGTTGGCTGCATATTTTGTGGCCCCAAAGAACCTATCAAAGCTTGCACTCGCTTCAGAGCCCGGATCCTCATCTTCAATATTGAAGTTCCTATCACTAAAGGATTTCCT GTGCTGTTACACTACCAGACCGTCAGTGAACCTGCTACTGTTAAGCGATTGATTAGTGTCCTCAACAAAAGTACTGGCGAAGTCACAAAGAAAAAGCCTAA